A single region of the Mycobacterium avium subsp. avium genome encodes:
- a CDS encoding maleylpyruvate isomerase family mycothiol-dependent enzyme, protein MTSELMAMARAERADLAEFLATLGPRDWEAPSLCSRWSVKDVVAHVISYEELGAFGLLKRFAKGWVVRANQVGVDEFADLTPQQLLEFLREHLEPRGLTAGFGGMIALVDGTIHHQDIRRALGRPRVVPPDRLQRVLSLVPGNPRLGAGRRIRGLRLRATDIDWTHGDGPQVSGPGEALLMAMSGRPAALADLDGPGRATLAARLGQ, encoded by the coding sequence ATGACCTCCGAGCTGATGGCGATGGCCCGCGCCGAGCGGGCCGACCTCGCCGAATTCCTGGCCACCCTGGGGCCGCGGGATTGGGAGGCGCCCAGCCTGTGCAGCCGGTGGAGCGTGAAAGACGTTGTCGCCCATGTGATCAGCTATGAAGAGCTGGGGGCTTTCGGGTTGCTGAAACGCTTCGCCAAGGGCTGGGTGGTGCGGGCCAACCAGGTGGGCGTCGACGAGTTCGCGGACCTGACGCCGCAACAGCTGCTGGAGTTCCTGCGCGAGCACCTCGAACCGCGGGGATTGACAGCGGGTTTCGGCGGAATGATCGCACTGGTCGACGGGACGATTCATCACCAGGACATCCGCCGCGCGCTGGGCCGGCCGCGGGTGGTGCCGCCGGACCGGCTGCAGCGGGTGCTGTCGCTGGTGCCCGGCAATCCCAGGCTCGGTGCGGGGCGACGGATCCGGGGCCTGCGACTGCGCGCCACCGACATCGACTGGACGCACGGCGACGGGCCGCAGGTGAGCGGGCCCGGCGAGGCGCTGCTGATGGCGATGTCGGGGCGCCCGGCCGCGCTGGCAGATCTGGACGGGCCTGGGCGCGCCACGCTGGCCGCCCGGCTCGGCCAATAG
- a CDS encoding BTAD domain-containing putative transcriptional regulator: protein MANAGLGFGVLGPLSVTAGGAQLPLGAPKRRAVLAMLLIHRNRPVSVDALIDGVWGAAPVPAARTSIQSYVSTLRRLLRSALPNPNGLLASVPPGYQLNVADADCDLGRFRGHKTAGVQAASRGRFEEASGHLAAALREWRGPVLDDLHNFAFVDAFANLLLEERVAAHTARAEAEIACGRADGVIGELEALVAQHPYREPLWAQLITAYYVTERQSDALGAYRRLKTALAEGLGIDPGPTVKALQQRILRQEPLGPGQPGKAARRAMLSTHKQSTVRSESAAAVVDNPVVARLRDKAGRHYQLNGVTTRIGRLDDNEIVLDDTEVSRHHAVIIDTGTDFLITDMKSTNGVQVRGRRVQRSATLVDGDHIRIGNSEFVFEIRPA from the coding sequence GTGGCGAACGCAGGTCTGGGGTTCGGTGTCCTGGGTCCGTTGTCGGTGACCGCCGGCGGCGCCCAGCTGCCGTTGGGTGCGCCCAAACGGCGGGCGGTGCTGGCCATGCTGCTGATCCACCGCAACCGGCCGGTGTCCGTCGACGCGTTGATCGACGGGGTGTGGGGCGCGGCGCCGGTGCCGGCGGCGCGCACCAGCATCCAGTCCTATGTGTCCACCCTGCGCCGGCTGCTGCGCAGCGCGTTGCCCAACCCCAACGGGTTGCTGGCCAGTGTCCCGCCCGGCTACCAGCTCAACGTCGCCGACGCGGACTGCGACCTGGGACGCTTCCGCGGGCACAAGACCGCGGGGGTGCAGGCCGCCAGCCGGGGACGCTTCGAGGAGGCCAGCGGCCACCTGGCGGCGGCGCTGCGCGAATGGCGCGGACCGGTGCTCGACGATCTCCACAACTTCGCGTTCGTCGACGCGTTCGCCAACCTGCTGCTCGAGGAGCGCGTCGCGGCGCACACCGCCCGCGCCGAGGCCGAGATCGCCTGCGGGCGCGCCGATGGCGTGATCGGGGAGCTCGAGGCGCTGGTCGCCCAGCATCCCTACCGCGAACCGCTGTGGGCGCAACTGATCACCGCCTACTACGTCACCGAACGCCAATCCGATGCGCTCGGCGCCTACCGGCGGCTCAAGACCGCGCTGGCCGAGGGGCTGGGCATCGACCCGGGGCCCACCGTCAAGGCGCTGCAGCAGCGCATCCTGCGCCAGGAGCCGCTCGGGCCCGGCCAGCCCGGGAAGGCCGCCAGGCGGGCGATGCTGAGCACCCACAAGCAGAGCACGGTGCGGTCCGAGTCGGCGGCGGCGGTGGTCGACAATCCCGTCGTCGCCCGGTTGCGGGACAAGGCCGGGCGCCACTATCAGCTCAACGGGGTGACCACCCGGATCGGCCGGCTCGACGACAACGAGATCGTGCTGGACGACACCGAGGTCAGCCGCCACCATGCCGTCATCATCGACACCGGAACGGATTTCCTGATCACCGACATGAAATCGACCAACGGCGTCCAGGTGCGGGGCCGGCGGGTGCAGCGCAGCGCCACCCTGGTCGACGGTGACCACATCCGCATCGGCAACTCCGAGTTCGTCTTCGAAATCCGGCCCGCCTGA
- a CDS encoding galactan 5-O-arabinofuranosyltransferase, with the protein MRSALATLGQMAVAVLVAVVVAVVSLTAIAGVQWPAFPSSNQLHALTTVGQVGCLAGLVAVGWVWHSFTGRVRRLAQLGGLVFVSAFTVVTLGMPLGATKLYLFGISVDQQFRTEYLTRLADSPALRDMTYLGLPPFYPPGWFWIGGRAAALSGTPAWEVFKPWAITSITVAVAVALVLWWRMVRFEYALIVTTATAAVTLAYGSPEPYSAMITVLLPPVLVLTWSGLRARECRAGGAPGSAAGQAPETAERETNFTVGAERETNFTLAAGETPSAPGETPSAPGETPRSGWAAVVGAGLFLGFTATWYTLLFGFTAFAVGLMALWLAGLRWRRHGVRAALEPLRRLAVIVGIAVAIGCTTWLPFLVRAARNPVSNTGSAQHYLPADGAELTFPMLQFTLLGVVCMAGTLWLVLRARASVRAGALAIGVLAVYLWSLLSMLTTLARTTLLSFRLQPTLSVLLVAAGAFGLVEAALALRRRSRAVIPVAGAIGLAAAIAFSQDIPDVLRPDLTIAYTDTDGHGQRGDRRPPSAEKFYASIDDVITRETGRPRDQTVVMTADYSFLSFYPYWGFQGLTSHYANPLAQFDLRAAQIDKWSKLKTADELLHALDTCPWPPPTVFLMRHGANNTYTLRLAEDVYPNQPNVRRYTVELRAALFDSPRFAVHRVGPFVLAVRKPAA; encoded by the coding sequence ATGCGTAGCGCGCTGGCCACCCTCGGCCAGATGGCCGTGGCCGTGCTGGTCGCCGTCGTCGTCGCGGTGGTGTCGCTGACCGCCATCGCCGGGGTGCAGTGGCCGGCCTTCCCGTCGTCGAATCAACTGCACGCGCTGACCACCGTCGGGCAGGTCGGTTGCCTGGCCGGTCTGGTCGCCGTCGGCTGGGTGTGGCACTCGTTCACCGGCCGAGTCCGGCGGCTCGCTCAACTGGGTGGGCTGGTGTTCGTGTCCGCGTTCACCGTGGTGACGCTCGGCATGCCGCTGGGCGCCACCAAGCTGTATTTGTTCGGCATCTCCGTCGACCAGCAGTTCCGCACCGAGTACCTGACGCGGCTGGCCGACAGTCCCGCCCTGCGCGACATGACCTATCTCGGGCTGCCGCCGTTCTACCCGCCAGGCTGGTTCTGGATCGGCGGGCGCGCGGCCGCGCTGTCCGGGACACCGGCGTGGGAGGTGTTCAAGCCGTGGGCCATCACCTCGATCACCGTCGCCGTCGCGGTGGCGCTGGTGCTGTGGTGGCGCATGGTCCGGTTCGAGTACGCGCTGATCGTCACCACCGCGACGGCGGCGGTGACGCTGGCCTACGGTTCACCCGAGCCGTACTCGGCGATGATCACCGTGCTGCTGCCGCCGGTGCTGGTGCTCACCTGGTCGGGCCTGCGCGCGCGTGAGTGCCGGGCTGGCGGGGCGCCCGGGAGCGCGGCTGGCCAGGCGCCCGAGACCGCCGAGCGTGAAACTAACTTCACGGTCGGCGCCGAGCGTGAAACTAACTTCACGCTCGCGGCGGGCGAGACGCCGAGCGCCCCAGGCGAGACGCCGAGCGCCCCAGGCGAGACGCCGCGGAGCGGCTGGGCCGCCGTCGTCGGAGCCGGACTGTTCCTGGGCTTCACGGCCACCTGGTACACGCTGCTGTTCGGGTTCACCGCGTTCGCGGTGGGGCTGATGGCGCTGTGGCTGGCGGGCCTGCGCTGGCGGCGGCACGGGGTCCGCGCGGCGCTCGAGCCGCTGCGCCGGCTGGCCGTCATCGTCGGCATCGCGGTCGCGATCGGGTGCACCACCTGGCTGCCGTTCCTGGTTCGCGCGGCCCGCAATCCGGTCAGCAACACCGGCAGCGCCCAGCACTACCTGCCGGCCGACGGCGCCGAGCTGACCTTCCCGATGCTGCAGTTCACGCTGCTCGGCGTCGTCTGCATGGCGGGCACGCTGTGGCTGGTGCTGCGCGCCCGCGCGTCGGTGCGCGCGGGCGCCCTGGCCATCGGCGTGCTGGCCGTCTACCTGTGGTCGCTGCTGTCCATGCTCACCACGCTGGCCCGCACCACGCTGCTGTCCTTCCGGCTGCAGCCGACGCTGAGCGTGCTGTTGGTGGCGGCCGGGGCGTTCGGGCTCGTGGAGGCCGCGCTCGCACTGCGGCGCCGAAGCCGCGCCGTCATCCCGGTGGCCGGCGCGATCGGGCTGGCCGCGGCCATCGCGTTCAGCCAGGACATCCCCGACGTGCTGCGGCCGGACCTGACCATCGCCTACACCGACACCGACGGCCACGGGCAGCGCGGCGACCGGCGGCCGCCCAGCGCGGAGAAGTTCTACGCCAGCATCGACGACGTCATCACCCGCGAGACCGGCCGGCCCCGCGACCAGACCGTGGTGATGACCGCCGACTACAGCTTCCTGTCCTTCTACCCCTACTGGGGATTCCAGGGGCTGACCTCGCACTACGCCAACCCGCTCGCGCAGTTCGACCTGCGGGCCGCGCAGATCGACAAGTGGTCCAAGCTCAAGACCGCCGACGAGTTGCTGCACGCCCTGGACACCTGCCCATGGCCGCCGCCGACGGTGTTTTTGATGCGCCACGGCGCGAACAACACCTACACCCTGCGGCTGGCCGAGGACGTCTACCCCAACCAGCCCAACGTGCGGCGCTACACCGTCGAGCTGCGCGCCGCGCTGTTCGACAGCCCGCGGTTCGCGGTCCACCGCGTCGGCCCCTTCGTGCTGGCCGTCCGCAAGCCGGCGGCGTAA
- a CDS encoding arabinosyltransferase domain-containing protein, with translation MSTDTGSRIAEELASSSVHDTEANHRIARWVASVAGLLGVLLAVATPLLPVDQTTAQLNWPQNGSFGSVEAPLIGYVATDLNITVPCQAAAGLAGRGNPGKTVLLSTVPKQAPKAVDRGLLIVRANDDLVLVVRNVPVVTAPLSQVLGPACQRLTFTAHADKVTAEFVGLTQGPNTEHPGAPLRGEKSGYDFRPQIVGVFTDLSGPAPPGLSFSATIDTRYSSSPTPLKMAAMILGLVLTGAALVALHILDTADGTRHRRFLPARWWSIGGLDALVIAVLTWWHFVGANTSDDGYILTMARVSEHAGYMANYYRWFGTPEAPFGWYYDLLALWAHVSTTSIWMRLPTLAMALTCWWVISREVMPRLGHAVKQNRAAAWTAAGMFLAVWLPLDNGLRPEPIIALGILLTWCSVERAVATSRLLPVAVACIIGALTLFSGPTGIASIGALLVAIGPLRTILHRRITRFGALPLIAPLLAAATVTAILIFRDQTLAGEVQASMLKRAVGPSLSWFDEHIRYERLFMASPDGSVARRFAVLALVLALAVTVAMSLRKGRIPGTATGPSRRIVGITIISFVAMMFTPTKWTHHFGVFAGLAGPLGALAAVAVTAAAMRSRRNRTVYAAVVLFLVALSFASVNGWWYVSNFGVPWSNAFPAWHYAFATALLGLTVLVLLLAAWFHFVAPDDGPPKTRWGARLAGIIQSPLAIATWALVVFEVASLTLAMTDQYPAWSVGRSNLQALTGKTCGLAEDVLVEQDPSAGLLSPVGGPAGSSAADALGAGLSEAFTANGIPADVRADPVMERPGDRSFVNDEEKTGSNQAGTEGGTTPAPGINGSSAQLPFNLDPARTPVLGSWRSGIQVPAHLRSGWYRLPARDKARPLLVVSAAGRFDPREVQVQWATDEQAAGGHPGGSFQFADVGASPAWRNLRLPLSAIPAAATQVRLVADDEDLAPQHWIALTPPRIPQLRTLQDVVGSKDPVFLDWLVGLAFPCQRPFGHQNGVDETPKWRILPDRFGAEANSPVMDNNGGGPLGVTELLAKATTMATYLKDDWSRDWGSLQRLTPYYPDARPAQLLLGTATRSGLWNPAPLRH, from the coding sequence ATGAGCACCGACACCGGGTCCCGCATCGCCGAAGAACTAGCATCTAGCTCCGTGCACGACACGGAGGCAAATCACCGGATCGCTCGGTGGGTTGCCTCTGTCGCGGGGCTGCTCGGGGTGCTGCTGGCGGTGGCCACCCCGCTGTTGCCGGTCGACCAGACCACCGCCCAGCTGAACTGGCCCCAAAACGGCAGCTTCGGCAGCGTGGAGGCGCCGCTGATCGGTTACGTGGCCACCGATTTGAACATCACCGTCCCGTGCCAGGCCGCCGCCGGGCTGGCCGGCCGGGGCAACCCCGGCAAGACGGTGTTGTTGTCGACGGTGCCCAAGCAGGCGCCCAAGGCGGTCGACCGCGGGCTGCTGATCGTGCGGGCCAACGACGACCTGGTGCTGGTGGTGCGCAACGTCCCGGTGGTGACGGCCCCGCTGAGCCAGGTGCTGGGCCCGGCCTGCCAGCGGTTGACCTTCACCGCGCACGCCGACAAGGTCACCGCCGAGTTCGTCGGGCTCACCCAGGGCCCCAACACCGAGCATCCCGGCGCGCCGCTGCGCGGCGAGAAGAGCGGCTATGACTTCCGGCCGCAGATCGTCGGCGTCTTCACCGACCTGAGCGGACCGGCGCCGCCGGGCCTGAGCTTCTCGGCGACCATCGACACCCGCTACAGCAGCAGCCCCACCCCGCTGAAGATGGCCGCGATGATCCTCGGCCTGGTGCTGACCGGCGCGGCGCTGGTCGCGCTGCACATCCTGGACACCGCCGACGGCACCCGGCACCGCCGCTTCCTGCCTGCCCGCTGGTGGTCGATCGGCGGGCTGGACGCGCTGGTCATCGCCGTGCTGACGTGGTGGCATTTCGTCGGCGCCAACACCTCCGACGACGGCTACATCCTGACCATGGCCCGGGTGTCCGAGCACGCCGGCTACATGGCCAACTACTACCGCTGGTTCGGCACGCCCGAGGCGCCGTTCGGCTGGTACTACGACCTGCTGGCGCTGTGGGCGCACGTCAGCACCACCAGCATCTGGATGCGGCTGCCCACCCTGGCGATGGCGTTGACCTGCTGGTGGGTGATCAGCCGCGAGGTGATGCCGCGGCTGGGTCACGCCGTCAAGCAGAACCGGGCGGCGGCCTGGACGGCGGCGGGCATGTTCCTGGCGGTGTGGCTGCCACTGGACAACGGCCTGCGGCCCGAGCCGATCATCGCCCTGGGCATCCTGCTGACCTGGTGCTCGGTGGAACGCGCGGTGGCCACCAGCCGGCTGCTGCCGGTCGCGGTCGCCTGCATCATCGGCGCGCTGACCCTGTTCTCCGGGCCGACGGGCATCGCCTCGATCGGCGCGCTGCTGGTCGCGATCGGGCCGCTGCGCACGATCCTGCACCGCCGGATCACGCGATTCGGCGCGCTCCCGCTGATCGCGCCCCTGCTGGCCGCGGCCACCGTCACCGCCATCCTGATCTTCCGCGACCAGACGCTGGCCGGCGAGGTTCAGGCCAGCATGCTCAAGCGCGCCGTCGGGCCCAGCCTGAGCTGGTTCGACGAACACATCCGCTACGAGCGGCTGTTCATGGCCAGCCCGGACGGGTCGGTCGCCCGCCGCTTCGCCGTACTGGCGCTGGTGCTCGCGCTCGCGGTGACCGTCGCAATGTCGTTGCGCAAGGGCCGAATTCCCGGCACCGCCACCGGGCCGAGCCGGCGCATCGTCGGGATCACCATCATCTCGTTCGTCGCGATGATGTTCACCCCCACCAAATGGACGCACCACTTCGGGGTGTTCGCCGGGCTGGCCGGGCCGCTGGGTGCGCTGGCCGCGGTCGCGGTGACCGCGGCGGCGATGCGGTCCCGGCGCAACCGCACCGTCTACGCCGCCGTGGTGCTGTTTTTGGTGGCACTGTCGTTCGCCAGCGTCAACGGCTGGTGGTACGTCTCGAATTTCGGGGTGCCGTGGTCGAATGCGTTCCCGGCGTGGCATTACGCGTTCGCCACCGCGCTGCTCGGACTGACCGTGCTGGTGCTGCTGCTGGCGGCCTGGTTCCATTTCGTGGCGCCCGACGACGGCCCGCCGAAAACCCGCTGGGGGGCGCGGCTGGCCGGAATCATCCAGTCCCCCTTGGCAATTGCGACCTGGGCGCTGGTGGTGTTCGAGGTGGCGTCGCTGACCTTGGCGATGACGGACCAGTATCCGGCGTGGTCGGTCGGCCGCTCCAATTTGCAGGCGTTGACCGGGAAGACGTGCGGCCTGGCCGAGGACGTGCTGGTGGAACAGGACCCCAGCGCCGGCCTGCTGTCGCCGGTCGGCGGCCCGGCCGGCTCGTCGGCAGCCGACGCGCTGGGCGCGGGTTTGTCGGAAGCCTTCACCGCCAACGGGATTCCCGCCGACGTGCGCGCCGACCCGGTGATGGAACGCCCGGGTGACCGCAGCTTCGTCAACGACGAGGAGAAAACCGGCAGCAACCAGGCCGGCACCGAGGGCGGCACCACCCCGGCGCCGGGGATCAACGGGTCGTCGGCCCAGCTGCCGTTCAACCTCGACCCGGCGCGCACGCCGGTGCTGGGCAGCTGGCGCTCCGGCATCCAGGTGCCCGCCCACCTGCGGTCCGGCTGGTACCGGCTGCCCGCCCGCGACAAGGCGCGGCCGCTGCTGGTGGTCAGCGCGGCCGGGCGTTTCGACCCGCGCGAGGTCCAGGTGCAGTGGGCCACCGACGAGCAGGCGGCCGGCGGGCACCCGGGCGGCTCGTTCCAATTCGCCGACGTCGGCGCGTCACCGGCCTGGCGCAACCTGCGGTTGCCGCTGTCGGCGATCCCGGCCGCCGCCACCCAGGTCCGGTTGGTCGCCGACGACGAAGACCTGGCCCCGCAGCATTGGATTGCGCTGACGCCGCCGCGTATTCCCCAGCTGCGCACCCTGCAGGACGTGGTGGGGTCGAAGGACCCGGTGTTCCTGGACTGGCTGGTCGGCCTGGCCTTCCCCTGCCAGCGGCCGTTCGGCCATCAGAACGGCGTGGACGAGACGCCGAAATGGCGCATCCTGCCGGACCGATTCGGCGCCGAGGCCAACTCGCCGGTGATGGACAACAACGGCGGCGGCCCGCTGGGCGTCACCGAGCTGCTGGCCAAGGCCACCACCATGGCCACCTACTTGAAGGACGACTGGTCCCGCGACTGGGGCTCGCTGCAACGGCTGACCCCGTACTATCCCGACGCCCGGCCCGCCCAGCTGCTGCTGGGCACGGCGACGCGCAGCGGGCTGTGGAACCCCGCGCCGCTGCGGCACTGA
- a CDS encoding arabinosyltransferase domain-containing protein, with the protein MPHDGKQRSQRIPRSVAAVAGIAGLLLCLAVPLLPVRQTTATVLWPQGTVDGHVSQITAPLVSGAPRALDISIPCPAVATLPADGGLVVSTLPPGGMDAGKNGLFVRANKDVVVVAFRDTVAAVAQRPAVAAGACSVLHAWADAGAAGAEFVGIPGAAGTLPAEKKPQVGGIFTDLKVPAGPGLSARVDIDTRFITAPTVLKQIVMVLGTLAVLTAIVALAVLDRRSRGGGTLINWRSPIAWLSRYRPGTHLANWRRVGFATWIADAAVLATLLLWHVVGATSSDDGYNLTIARVAPKAGYLVDYYRYFGTTDAPFDWYLGLLSRLASVSTAGVWMRLPATLAGIGCWLIISHWVLRRLGPGRGGLAANRVAVFTAGAVFVAAWLPFNNGLRPEPLIALGVLVTWMLVERAIALQRLAPAAVAVVVALLTATLAPQGLIAVAALLTGARAVAQAIRRRRASDGLLAPLAVLAAALSLILVVVFRSQTVATVLESARIKYKVGPTIAWYQDWLRYYFLTVESNPDGSMARRFAVLVMLLCLFGMLVILLRRGHVPGVASGPAWRLIGTTAVGLLLLTFTPTKWAVQFGAFAGLAGALGALTAFACSRIGLHNRRNLTLYVTALLFVLAWATSGINGWFYVGNYGVPWYDIQPVIASHPVTSMFLTLSIITGLLAAWQHFRMDYAGHTEVKDSRRNRVLASTPLLVVATIMVVGEVASLTKGAVFRYPLYTTGKANLAAIASGLSPTSCAMADDVLAEPDANAGMLQPLPGQTFGPDGPLGGVNPVGFKPDGVGDDLQSDPVVTKPGLVNSDASPNKPNVAYSDSAGTAGGKGPVGVNGSHAALPFGLDPARTPVMGSYGENSLAATATSAWYQLPPRTPDRPLVVVSAAGAIWSYKEDGTFTYGQSLKLQWGVARPDGSTVPLAEVQPIDIGPQPAWRNLRFPLAWAPPEANVARIVAYDPNLSSEQWFAFTPPRVPVTETLQQLIGSQTPVMMDIATAANFPCQRPFSEHLGVAELPAYRILPDRKQTAASSNLWQSSEAGGPFLFLQALLRTSTIPTYLRGDWYRDWGSVEQYFRLVPADQAPDAAIEQGVMTVHGWSRQGPIRALP; encoded by the coding sequence GTGCCCCACGACGGTAAACAGCGATCGCAGCGGATCCCCCGGTCGGTGGCCGCCGTCGCGGGCATCGCCGGCCTGCTGCTGTGCCTGGCCGTCCCGCTGCTCCCGGTGCGCCAGACCACGGCCACCGTGCTGTGGCCGCAGGGCACGGTCGACGGACACGTCAGCCAGATCACCGCGCCCCTGGTGTCGGGGGCGCCCCGCGCGCTGGACATCTCCATCCCCTGCCCGGCCGTCGCCACCCTGCCCGCCGACGGCGGCCTGGTGGTCTCCACGCTGCCGCCCGGCGGCATGGACGCCGGCAAGAACGGGCTGTTCGTGCGGGCCAACAAGGACGTGGTCGTCGTCGCCTTCCGGGACACCGTCGCGGCGGTGGCGCAGCGCCCGGCCGTCGCCGCCGGGGCCTGCAGCGTGCTGCACGCCTGGGCCGACGCCGGCGCGGCCGGTGCCGAGTTCGTCGGCATCCCCGGCGCCGCGGGAACCCTGCCCGCCGAGAAGAAGCCCCAGGTCGGCGGGATCTTCACCGACCTCAAGGTGCCCGCCGGGCCGGGGCTTTCGGCCCGCGTCGACATCGACACCCGGTTCATCACCGCGCCGACGGTCCTCAAACAGATCGTGATGGTGCTGGGCACGCTGGCGGTGCTGACCGCCATCGTCGCGCTGGCGGTGCTGGACCGGCGCAGCCGCGGCGGCGGCACCCTGATCAACTGGCGCTCCCCGATCGCGTGGCTGTCCCGGTACCGCCCCGGCACCCACCTGGCCAACTGGCGCCGGGTCGGGTTCGCGACCTGGATCGCCGACGCCGCGGTGCTCGCCACCCTGCTGCTGTGGCACGTCGTCGGGGCGACCTCGTCGGACGACGGCTACAACCTGACCATCGCCCGGGTCGCGCCGAAGGCCGGCTACCTCGTCGACTACTACCGCTACTTCGGCACCACCGACGCGCCCTTCGACTGGTATCTGGGCCTGCTGTCCCGGCTGGCCTCGGTGAGCACGGCCGGCGTGTGGATGCGGCTGCCCGCGACGCTGGCCGGGATCGGCTGCTGGCTGATCATCAGCCACTGGGTGCTGCGCCGGCTGGGCCCGGGCCGGGGCGGGCTGGCGGCCAACCGGGTGGCGGTCTTCACCGCGGGCGCGGTGTTCGTCGCGGCCTGGCTGCCGTTCAACAACGGGCTGCGGCCCGAACCGCTGATCGCGCTGGGCGTGCTGGTCACCTGGATGCTGGTGGAACGGGCCATCGCGCTGCAGCGGCTGGCGCCGGCGGCGGTGGCCGTCGTGGTGGCGTTGCTGACCGCCACCCTGGCGCCGCAGGGCCTGATCGCGGTCGCCGCGCTGCTCACCGGCGCCCGGGCCGTCGCCCAGGCCATCCGGCGGCGCCGGGCCAGCGACGGTCTGCTGGCGCCGCTGGCGGTGCTGGCGGCGGCGCTGTCGCTGATCCTGGTGGTGGTGTTCCGCAGCCAGACCGTGGCCACGGTGCTGGAGTCGGCCCGGATCAAATACAAGGTCGGCCCGACGATCGCCTGGTACCAGGATTGGTTGCGCTACTACTTCCTGACGGTCGAGTCCAACCCCGACGGGTCGATGGCGCGGCGCTTCGCCGTGCTGGTGATGCTGCTGTGCCTGTTCGGCATGCTGGTCATCCTGCTGCGCCGCGGCCATGTCCCCGGGGTGGCCAGCGGCCCGGCCTGGCGGCTGATCGGCACCACCGCCGTCGGCCTGCTGCTGTTGACGTTCACGCCGACCAAGTGGGCGGTCCAGTTCGGCGCCTTCGCCGGGCTGGCCGGGGCGCTGGGCGCGCTGACCGCGTTCGCCTGCTCGCGGATCGGCCTGCACAACCGCCGCAATCTCACGCTGTACGTGACGGCGTTGCTGTTCGTGCTGGCCTGGGCCACCTCCGGGATCAACGGCTGGTTCTACGTCGGCAACTACGGGGTGCCGTGGTACGACATCCAGCCGGTCATCGCCAGCCACCCGGTGACGTCGATGTTCCTGACGCTGTCCATCATCACCGGGCTGCTGGCGGCCTGGCAGCACTTCCGGATGGACTATGCGGGCCACACCGAGGTCAAGGACAGCCGGCGCAACCGCGTGCTGGCGTCCACCCCGCTGCTGGTGGTCGCGACCATCATGGTGGTCGGCGAGGTCGCCTCGCTGACCAAGGGCGCGGTGTTCCGCTACCCGCTGTACACCACCGGCAAGGCCAACCTGGCCGCCATCGCGTCGGGGCTGTCGCCGACCAGCTGCGCGATGGCCGACGACGTGCTGGCCGAGCCGGACGCCAACGCCGGCATGCTGCAGCCGCTGCCGGGCCAGACGTTCGGGCCGGACGGGCCGCTCGGCGGGGTCAACCCGGTCGGCTTCAAACCCGACGGCGTGGGCGACGACCTGCAGTCCGACCCCGTGGTGACCAAGCCCGGGCTGGTCAACTCGGACGCCTCCCCCAACAAACCCAACGTCGCCTACAGCGACTCGGCGGGCACCGCCGGCGGCAAGGGGCCGGTGGGCGTCAACGGCTCGCACGCGGCGCTCCCGTTCGGCCTCGACCCGGCCCGCACCCCGGTGATGGGCAGCTACGGCGAGAACTCGCTGGCCGCCACGGCCACCTCGGCCTGGTACCAGCTGCCGCCCCGCACGCCGGACCGCCCGCTGGTGGTGGTGTCGGCGGCCGGCGCGATCTGGTCCTACAAGGAGGACGGCACGTTCACCTACGGCCAGTCGCTGAAACTGCAGTGGGGCGTGGCCCGCCCGGACGGCAGCACGGTGCCGCTGGCTGAGGTGCAGCCGATCGACATCGGCCCGCAGCCGGCGTGGCGCAATCTGCGCTTCCCGCTGGCCTGGGCGCCGCCGGAGGCCAACGTGGCGCGCATCGTCGCCTACGACCCGAACCTGAGTTCCGAGCAGTGGTTCGCGTTCACCCCGCCGCGGGTGCCGGTGACCGAAACCCTGCAGCAGCTGATCGGCTCGCAGACGCCGGTGATGATGGACATCGCGACCGCGGCGAACTTCCCGTGCCAGCGGCCCTTCTCCGAACACCTTGGCGTGGCTGAACTTCCGGCCTACCGCATCCTGCCGGACCGCAAGCAGACCGCGGCGTCGTCGAACCTGTGGCAGTCCAGCGAAGCCGGCGGGCCGTTCCTGTTCCTGCAGGCGCTGCTGCGCACCTCGACCATCCCGACCTATCTGCGCGGCGACTGGTATCGCGACTGGGGATCGGTGGAGCAGTACTTCCGGTTGGTGCCGGCCGATCAGGCGCCGGACGCCGCTATCGAACAGGGTGTGATGACAGTGCACGGCTGGAGCCGGCAGGGACCGATTCGGGCACTCCCATGA